The Girardinichthys multiradiatus isolate DD_20200921_A chromosome Y, DD_fGirMul_XY1, whole genome shotgun sequence genome has a window encoding:
- the LOC124864349 gene encoding TBC1 domain family member 10A-like — MAQLFTLSPSPPPLGDPSAAPSVAPSVLPASSCPESVKERPVPKSSLYTDKALTASTSSALSGGSSLTAHPPKKEPVGNQQETCDQNVVDLSNTETGSSEVAAQTKVPDESLSPDLNPGPNLYPNVHVPSNSNPVVDVARPQTSSDFNPTPAPPEATSSTDEEKPQPPEQAQKPQNYPPPQPPKPDPINEAMKEDLPTTPTSAAPPSPTVPVIHEPAAPLPNRKPAPDTLSYLDSASLMSGTLESLSGLGEDGSSLGSDSEINGLTIRRTDKYGFLGGTQYSEGGEKDVQVEVARQREMKWLDMFCHWDKWVKHRFQKVKLRCRKGIPSSLRSKAWQLLSDSRELLEANPGKFEELEREPGEPKWLDIIEKDLHRQFPFHEMFAARGGHGQQDLYRILKAYTVYRPDEGYCQAQAPVAAVLLMHMPAEQAFWCLVQICDKYLPGYYSAGLEAIQLDGEIFFSLLRRTCPMAYRHLKKFKIDPILYMTEWFMCIFSRTLPWSSVLRVWDMFFCEGVKIVFRVGLVLLKQMLGSVDKLRELQGMYETMERLRNISPDTIREDILVQEVIMLPVTEALIEKECSIQVRKWRESRGELTHQAGRRLHGTRAIYEYKRRASAISSGGSFSFLGSSVPPPGPLRASSSLLSLPGFRRSRAPFQSQPKKGSFSGPSGMEGFPPRSPPPAVSSHKPPIPPGASQKASALHVQSPLVGGSIESSHRSAQTAEGTSVQSQPAPPAPTQSTPPPNTLSPSPKIVSEQITPTIPSPTANNVPLQPEPPKEGTLSASGEEEGKTKSKKSKEDKKKEKEDEKKKMKEKKEKEKAEKERAKKEKERLEKEKKKGGKKKDKGGGEAEEKNGAAAAKDST; from the exons ATGGCTCAGCTGTTCACCTTATCTCCTTCACCACCTCCACTGGGTGACCCCAGTGCAGCTCCATCTGTTGCTCCGTCCGTGTTACCTGCTTCCAGCTGCCCCGAGTCTGTTAAGGAGAGGCCGGTACCCAAGTCTTCCCTTTACACTGACAAAGCTTTGACTGCAAGCACTTCTTCAGCACTTTCAGGAGGTTCATCCTTGACTGCTCACCCTCCTAAAA AGGAGCCAGTAGGGAATCAACAAGAGACCTGTGACCAAAATGTTGTTGACCTCTCTAATACTGAGACTGGTTCTTCAGAAGTGGCAGCTCAGACAAAAGTCCCAGATGAATCATTATCTCCTGATTTAAATCCTGGTCCTAATCTGTACCCAAACGTCCATGTTCCCTCTAACTCAAACCCTGTTGTGGACGTTGCTCGGCCACAAACGAGTTCGGATTTCAACCCTACACCTGCTCCTCCAGAAGCAACATCATCAACTGATGAGGAGAAACCTCAGCCACCAGAACAAGCACAAAAACCCCAGAATTATCCTCCTCCTCAACCCCCAAAGCCTGATCCTATCAACGAAGCAATGAAGGAAGATCTACCTACTACACCTACCAGTGCAGCACCGCCTAGTCCAACTGTGCCTGTGATCCACGAGCCAGCTGCCCCACTACCTAATCGAAAACCGGCCCCTGACACCCTAAGCTATCTGGACTCAGCCAGCCTGATGTCAGGAACACTGGAGTCCCTGTCCGGATTGGGAGAGGACGGGAGCTCTCTGGGCTCAGACTCAGAGATCAATGGCCTAACTATAAGACGCACTGATAAATATGGATTCCTGGGTGGGACTCAGTACAGTGAAGGAGG AGAAAAGGATGTTCAAGTTGAAGTTGCAAGGCAAAGGGAGATGAAATGGCTGGATATGTTCTGCCACTGGGACAAGTGGGTCAAACATCGCTTCCAGAAG GTGAAGCTGCGCTGCAGGAAGGGAATCCCGTCTTCCCTCAGGTCTAAAGCCTGGCAGTTACTATCTGACAGCCGAGAGCTGCTAGAGGCAAACCCAGGAAAATTTGAG GAGCTGGAGAGAGAACCAGGTGAGCCTAAATGGCTGGACATCATAGAGAAAGATCTTCACCGACAGTTCCCTTTTCACGAGATGTTTGCTGCACGTGGCGGGCATGG acagCAGGATTTATACCGTATCCTGAAGGCCTACACTGTCTACCGGCCTGACGAGGGTTACTGCCAGGCCCAGGCTCCGGTGGCTGCAGTGCTACTCATGCACATGCCTGCTGAG CAAGCTTTTTGGTGCCTCGTCCAGATTTGCGACAAGTATCTTCCTGGGTATTACAGCGCCGGGCTG GAAGCGATTCAGCTGGATGGTGAGATATTTTTCTCTCTCCTGCGCCGTACGTGTCCAATGGCCTACCGCCATCTTAAGAAATTCAAGATTGATCCAATCCTCTACATGACCGAGTGGTTCATGTGCATATTCTCACGCACCTTACCATGGTCCTCTGTTCTGCGTGTCTGGGACATGTTTTTCTGTGAAG GAGTGAAGATAGTATTTCGTGTGGGCTTGGTGCTGCTGAAGCAGATGCTCGGCTCTGTAGATAAGCTTCGGGAACTGCAGGGCATGTACGAGACCATGGAGCGCCTCAGAAACATCTCACCTGACACTATCCGAGAGGACATACTGGTGCAGGAG GTCATAATGCTCCCAGTGACCGAGGCGCTCATTGAGAAGGAGTGCAGCATCCAGGTGAGGAAATGGAGAGAGTCCAGAGGGGAGCTGACCCACCAGGCGGGCCGGCGGCTCCACGGTACAAGAGCCATCTATGAGTACAAGCGACGGGCTTCTGCCATCAGCTCAGGTGGCAGCTTCTCTTTCCTCGGAAGCTCAGTTCCACCCCCAGGACCACTGCGGGCGTCTTCCAGCCTCCTCTCACTCCCTGGCTTCCGGAGATCTAGGGCTCCTTTCCAATCCCAGCCTAAAAAAGGCTCCTTCTCTGGGCCTTCAGGGATGGAAGGTTTTCCTCCCCGCTCCCCTCCTCCTGCTGTGTCAAGTCACAAACCACCTATTCCCCCAGGAGCGAGTCAGAAGGCATCGGCGCTACATGTCCAGAGCCCTTTGGTTGGAGGTTCAATTGAATCATCGCACAGGTCAGCTCAAACTGCAGAGGGCACCTCAGTACAAAGCCAACCGGCTCCTCCAGCGCCCACACAAAGCACACCTCCGCCTAACACTCTGTCTCCCTCCCCTAAGATCGTCTCAGAGCAGATCACTCCTACCATCCCCTCTCCTACGGCAAACAATGTCCCTCTGCAACCGGAGCCACCAAAGGAAGGAACTCTATCGGCGTCCGGAGAGGAAGAAGGAAAGACGAAAAGCAAGAAAAGCAAAGAAgacaagaaaaaggaaaaggaagatgagaagaaaaagatgaaagagAAGAAGGAGAAAGAGAAGGCTGAAAAGGAGAGGGCCAAGAAGGAAAAGGAGAGGCttgaaaaggagaaaaagaaaggggggaagaaaaaggacaaagggGGTGGAGAGGCAGAAGAGAAGAACGGAGCTGCTGCAGCGAAAGATTCAACCTAG
- the LOC124864707 gene encoding myosin regulatory light chain 2, skeletal muscle: MAPKKAKRRAAAGEGGSSNVFSMFEQSQIQEYKEAFTIIDQNRDGIISKDDLRDVLASMGQLNVKNEELEAMIKEASGPINFTVFLTMFGEKLKGADPEDVILTAFKVLDPEATGTIKKEFLQELLTTQCDRFTPEDVKNMWAAFPPDVAGNVDYKNICYVITHGEEKEE, translated from the exons ATG GCACCGAAGAAGGCTAAGAGGAGGGCAGCAGCAGGAGAGGGTGGCTCCTCCAACGTGTTCTCCATGTTTGAGCAGAGCCAGATTCAGGAGTACAAAGAG GCCTTCACAATCATTGACCAGAACAGAGACGGCATCATCAGCAAAGATGACCTGAGAGACGTGCTGGCCTCAATGG GTCAACTGAACGTGAAGAATGAGGAGCTGGAGGCCATGATCAAGGAGGCCAGTGGCCCTATCAACTTCACCGTCTTCCTTACCATGTTTGGAGAGAAGCTGAAGG GTGCTGATCCTGAGGATGTTATTCTCACTGCCTTCAAAGTCCTGGACCCTGAGGCTACAGGAACCATCAAGAAGGAATT CCTCCAGGAGCTCCTGACCACTCAGTGTGACAGGTTCACCCCAGAAGAT GTTAAGAACATGTGGGCCGCCTTCCCCCCAGATGTTGCTGGCAACGTAGACTACAAGAACATCTGCTACGTCATCACACACggagaggagaaggaggagtaA